A stretch of Desulfurivibrio alkaliphilus AHT 2 DNA encodes these proteins:
- a CDS encoding IS3 family transposase (programmed frameshift) yields MKKSRFSETQIIGILKEADAGIPVKEICRKHGISDATYYNWKSKYGGMNASDLKRLKETERELSQLKRMYADMALENQALRDLIEKKPLGPPEKREAVTYLVAEHRLSVQQSCRCIGLSRAAYYRASQGRDRDAKVIDAINTMIDRHPRWGFWKTYKALRRNGHGWNHKRVYRVYCELKLNQQRRAKKRLPQRIKRPLLVPPRPDQVWSADFMSDMLHAGKRFRTFNVIDDFNREAVHIEIDTSITGKRLIRVFERLRLERGLPDILRVDNGPEFLSGEFVAWAEATGMIIQYIQPGEPNQNAYIERFNRTFRNELLDLYLFRNLGEVREATYWWMIEYNEQRPHDSLADLTPAEYLSKNAGNSIFQLST; encoded by the exons ATGAAAAAATCACGTTTCAGCGAAACCCAAATCATCGGGATTCTCAAGGAGGCCGATGCCGGCATCCCGGTTAAAGAGATTTGCCGCAAGCACGGCATCTCCGACGCCACCTACTACAACTGGAAATCCAAGTACGGCGGTATGAATGCCTCCGACTTGAAGCGCTTGAAAGAAACGGAGCGAGAGCTCTCGCAGCTCAAGCGCATGTATGCCGATATGGCCTTGGAAAACCAGGCCCTGCGTGATCTGATTGAAAAAAAGC CTTTAGGGCCGCCAGAGAAACGCGAAGCAGTAACCTATCTGGTGGCCGAGCACCGGCTTTCCGTGCAACAAAGTTGCCGCTGTATCGGTTTATCCCGGGCGGCCTATTACCGAGCCTCGCAAGGCCGGGACCGAGATGCCAAGGTTATTGACGCCATTAATACAATGATCGACCGCCATCCACGCTGGGGATTTTGGAAAACCTACAAGGCCCTGCGGCGCAATGGTCATGGCTGGAATCACAAACGGGTTTACCGCGTTTACTGCGAGCTTAAACTGAACCAGCAGCGCCGGGCCAAGAAGCGGCTGCCACAAAGAATCAAACGGCCTCTGCTGGTGCCGCCGCGCCCCGACCAGGTTTGGTCGGCTGACTTTATGAGCGATATGCTTCACGCCGGCAAACGGTTTCGCACCTTTAACGTGATTGACGATTTCAACCGTGAGGCAGTCCATATCGAAATTGACACTTCAATTACCGGCAAGCGTTTGATCAGGGTTTTTGAACGCCTTCGCCTGGAACGGGGCTTGCCGGATATTTTGCGGGTCGATAACGGTCCAGAGTTTTTAAGCGGCGAATTCGTCGCCTGGGCAGAAGCTACCGGGATGATAATTCAGTATATTCAACCCGGAGAACCCAACCAGAACGCCTATATTGAACGCTTTAACCGGACCTTCCGGAATGAACTGCTAGATCTTTATCTGTTCCGTAACCTCGGCGAGGTCAGGGAGGCCACCTACTGGTGGATGATCGAGTACAACGAACAACGGCCACATG